Proteins encoded together in one Myxococcales bacterium window:
- a CDS encoding H(+)-transporting ATPase, whose protein sequence is MSLFAVSTKDLLSNALVTAGSGASEGGVNVDADGTIVVHIVLFLILMAALKPLLFDPLLKLFEEREKRTIGAREKAAEEDKKTSKASGEYADQMTKARAEGNAEREKLRSEGLKKEADILARVRAEAQKTLEEGRARVSEEGKAARQALEIEAANLGKDLASRVLGREVRG, encoded by the coding sequence ATGTCGCTCTTTGCGGTGAGCACGAAAGACCTCCTCTCGAACGCCCTCGTCACGGCCGGATCTGGCGCGTCCGAAGGCGGCGTGAACGTCGACGCCGACGGCACCATCGTCGTCCATATCGTCCTCTTCTTGATCCTGATGGCGGCGTTGAAGCCGCTGCTCTTCGATCCGCTCCTCAAGCTCTTCGAAGAGCGCGAGAAGCGCACCATCGGCGCCCGCGAGAAGGCCGCCGAGGAAGACAAGAAGACGTCGAAGGCCTCGGGCGAGTACGCCGACCAGATGACGAAGGCGCGCGCCGAGGGCAACGCGGAGCGCGAGAAGCTCCGCTCCGAGGGCCTCAAGAAAGAGGCCGACATCCTCGCGCGGGTGCGCGCCGAGGCCCAAAAGACGCTGGAAGAGGGGCGCGCGCGGGTGTCCGAAGAGGGCAAGGCGGCGCGCCAGGCGCTCGAAATCGAAGCCGCGAACCTCGGGAAAGACCTGGCTTCGCGCGTGCTCGGACGTGAGGTGCGAGGATGA
- the atpH gene encoding ATP synthase F1 subunit delta: MSMIPSAVALRYAKALFALGEESGQLDAIVAELGRAASTYESSAELRQALENPLVPHPAKRSIVTEVAQRLSLGASSKNTLLLLSDRRRLRALPAIVRELRVLSDKKRGVVRAVVTTAKPLSAAYQERLKVQLEKMTGKKVELDVSEDASLLAGVVARIGDRVYDGSLRSRLAEMRTQLLPN; encoded by the coding sequence ATGAGCATGATCCCTTCGGCCGTCGCGCTCCGCTACGCGAAGGCGCTCTTCGCCTTGGGCGAGGAGTCGGGCCAGCTCGACGCGATCGTCGCCGAGCTCGGTCGCGCCGCGAGCACCTACGAGTCCTCGGCGGAGCTCCGCCAGGCCCTCGAGAACCCGCTCGTCCCGCACCCGGCGAAGCGCAGCATCGTGACCGAGGTCGCGCAGCGGCTCTCGCTCGGCGCGTCGTCCAAGAACACGCTGCTGCTCCTCTCGGACCGGCGCAGGCTCCGCGCGCTCCCGGCGATCGTCCGTGAGCTCCGCGTCCTCTCGGACAAGAAGCGCGGCGTCGTGCGGGCCGTGGTGACCACCGCGAAGCCGCTCAGCGCGGCGTACCAAGAGCGCCTCAAGGTGCAGCTCGAGAAGATGACCGGCAAGAAGGTCGAGCTCGACGTCTCCGAAGATGCCTCGCTGCTCGCCGGTGTGGTCGCCCGCATCGGTGACCGTGTCTACGACGGCTCGCTCCGCTCGCGCCTCGCCGAGATGCGCACGCAGCTCCTCCCGAACTGA
- a CDS encoding F0F1 ATP synthase subunit alpha has product MQLRAEEISQIIKKQIQSYEKATLTTETGTILSVGDGIARIYGLEGAMAGELVEFPGGLVGLVLNLEADNVGAALFGDTTAIKEGDVVKRTGRIMDVPVGEALIGRVVNSLGLPIDGKGPIESPHKRRVEIKAPGILARQPVKEPLQTGIKAIDAMVPIGRGQRELIIGDRQTGKTAVALDAIINQKGQGVYCFYIAIGQKQSTVAAVVDKLTQNGAMEYTTIIVASASESAPLQFIAPYTGVTMAEYFRDTGRHALCIYDDLSKQAVAYRQLSLLLRRPPGREAYPGDVFYIHSRLLERAAKMADRTAVLPKGTKWEDRPADAKVFVGEQGHEPAKEELKAKGDGFEIVKDPSSGGSLTALPIIETQAGDVSAYIPTNVISITDGQIFLESDLFYSGVRPAINVGISVSRVGGSAQIGAMKKVAGTLKLDLAQYREKAAFSQFASDLDKVTRDMLERGVRLVEILKQGQYVPLPVEKQIVIVYAGTKGYLDELPVAKLREYEEQLYAFIESKHADIFETIRTKKKLDDVEDKLKKALTEFGKAFGKGN; this is encoded by the coding sequence ATGCAGCTCCGCGCCGAAGAAATCTCGCAGATCATCAAGAAGCAGATTCAGAGCTACGAGAAGGCCACCCTGACCACCGAGACGGGCACGATCCTCTCGGTCGGCGACGGTATCGCGCGCATCTACGGCCTCGAAGGCGCGATGGCGGGCGAGCTCGTCGAGTTCCCCGGCGGCCTCGTGGGCCTCGTGCTCAACCTCGAAGCCGACAACGTCGGCGCGGCGCTCTTCGGCGACACGACGGCCATCAAAGAAGGCGACGTCGTGAAGCGCACCGGGCGCATCATGGACGTGCCCGTGGGCGAGGCCCTCATCGGCCGCGTCGTCAACTCGCTCGGCCTCCCGATCGACGGCAAGGGCCCGATCGAGTCGCCGCACAAGCGACGCGTCGAGATCAAGGCGCCGGGCATCCTCGCCCGCCAGCCGGTCAAGGAGCCGCTCCAGACGGGCATCAAGGCCATCGACGCCATGGTCCCCATCGGCCGTGGCCAGCGCGAGCTCATCATCGGCGACCGCCAGACCGGCAAGACCGCCGTCGCGCTCGACGCGATCATCAACCAGAAGGGGCAGGGCGTTTACTGCTTCTACATCGCCATCGGCCAGAAGCAGTCCACGGTCGCGGCCGTCGTCGACAAGCTCACGCAGAACGGCGCCATGGAATACACGACGATCATCGTCGCCTCCGCGTCCGAGTCGGCTCCGCTCCAGTTCATCGCGCCGTACACCGGCGTCACCATGGCGGAGTACTTCCGCGACACCGGCCGCCACGCCCTCTGCATCTACGACGACCTCTCGAAGCAGGCCGTCGCGTACCGCCAGCTCTCGCTGCTCCTCCGCCGCCCGCCGGGCCGCGAGGCGTACCCGGGCGACGTCTTCTATATCCACTCGCGCCTCCTCGAGCGCGCCGCGAAGATGGCCGACCGCACCGCCGTGCTCCCGAAGGGCACCAAGTGGGAGGATCGCCCCGCGGACGCGAAGGTGTTCGTCGGCGAGCAGGGCCACGAGCCCGCCAAAGAGGAACTCAAGGCCAAGGGCGACGGCTTCGAGATCGTGAAAGATCCGAGCTCGGGCGGCTCGCTCACGGCGCTCCCGATCATCGAGACGCAGGCCGGTGACGTCTCGGCGTACATCCCGACGAACGTCATCTCGATCACGGACGGCCAGATCTTCCTCGAGTCGGACCTCTTCTACTCGGGCGTCCGCCCGGCCATCAACGTCGGTATCTCGGTCAGCCGCGTCGGCGGCTCGGCCCAGATCGGCGCCATGAAGAAGGTCGCCGGTACGCTCAAGCTCGACCTCGCGCAATACCGCGAAAAGGCTGCGTTTTCTCAGTTCGCGTCGGACCTCGACAAGGTCACCCGCGACATGCTCGAGCGCGGCGTCCGCCTCGTCGAGATCCTGAAGCAGGGCCAGTACGTCCCGCTCCCGGTCGAGAAGCAGATCGTCATCGTCTACGCGGGCACGAAGGGCTACCTCGACGAGCTCCCCGTGGCGAAGCTCCGCGAGTACGAGGAGCAGCTCTACGCCTTCATCGAGTCGAAGCACGCCGACATCTTCGAGACCATCCGCACGAAGAAGAAGCTCGACGACGTCGAGGACAAGCTCAAGAAGGCCCTCACCGAGTTCGGCAAGGCCTTCGGCAAAGGGAACTGA
- the atpG gene encoding ATP synthase F1 subunit gamma has translation MPSLKSIRKRIGSVKSTQKITRAMKMVAGARLNRAQQRITALRPYAQKTQEILEGVTAALDSGQEEGQQADSEAIEVEKPVHKLLARRPIKKALFVVLSSDRGLCGGYNANVVKLVMREWDARKAEGVEVTFATAGKKAREAIVRKRGTIAKDFPKIYDGLDLEKAKLVADYATDAFLKGDVDAVYVLYTEFKSAMTQRPSVQQLLPLATPAKKAEDKEGGAALTKYDYEPNEKALLSRLVPMYVEISLYRALLDSQASELGARMTAMDAATRNAKEMIGRLTLVYNRARQAAITKELMEIIGGAEALK, from the coding sequence ATGCCGTCGCTCAAGTCGATTCGTAAGCGGATCGGGAGCGTCAAGTCGACGCAGAAGATCACGCGCGCCATGAAGATGGTCGCGGGTGCTCGCCTGAACCGCGCGCAGCAGCGCATCACCGCCCTCCGGCCCTACGCCCAAAAGACGCAGGAGATCCTCGAGGGCGTGACGGCGGCGCTCGATTCCGGTCAAGAGGAGGGGCAGCAGGCCGACTCCGAGGCGATCGAGGTCGAGAAGCCGGTCCACAAGCTCCTCGCGCGCCGCCCGATCAAGAAGGCGCTCTTCGTCGTGCTCTCGAGCGATCGTGGCCTCTGCGGCGGCTACAACGCCAACGTGGTCAAGCTCGTCATGCGCGAGTGGGACGCGCGCAAGGCCGAGGGCGTCGAGGTCACGTTCGCGACGGCGGGCAAGAAGGCTCGCGAGGCGATCGTGCGCAAGCGCGGCACCATCGCGAAGGACTTCCCCAAGATCTACGACGGCCTCGACCTCGAGAAGGCCAAGCTCGTCGCCGACTACGCGACGGACGCCTTCTTGAAGGGCGACGTCGACGCGGTCTATGTGCTCTACACCGAGTTCAAGAGCGCCATGACCCAGCGCCCGTCGGTGCAGCAGCTCCTGCCCCTCGCGACGCCCGCGAAGAAGGCCGAGGACAAAGAGGGCGGCGCCGCGCTCACCAAGTACGACTACGAGCCCAACGAGAAGGCCCTGCTCTCGCGCCTCGTCCCCATGTACGTCGAGATCTCGCTCTACCGCGCGCTCCTCGACAGCCAGGCGAGCGAGCTCGGCGCGCGTATGACCGCGATGGACGCGGCGACGCGCAACGCGAAGGAGATGATCGGCCGCTTGACGCTCGTGTACAACCGCGCTCGTCAGGCCGCGATCACCAAGGAGCTCATGGAGATCATCGGCGGCGCCGAGGCGCTCAAGTAG
- a CDS encoding UbiD family decarboxylase produces MGYESLKACVDDLEKQKLLVRLDERVDPFLEMAEIQRRIFAREGPALYFANVAGTRFPCVSNLFGTKARAEYIFRDTLSHVRALVAAKVDPASLAFSPLLATKLPFAVMHLLPKTVKDGPVTAERISVSALPKIVSWPGDGGPFVTLPQVYSEDPESPGLRHSNVGMYRVQLSGNRYVTDAEVGLHYQIHRGIGVHHQRAIARGEPLRVRIHVGGPPAFTLAAVMPLPEGLPELSFAGALNGRAARMIAGAPHTHADADFCISGELVGRETKPEGPFGDHLGYYAKTHDFPVLKVTSVTCRKGAIWPFTVVGRPPQEDTVFGELIHELTASLVPDVLPGVREVHAVDEAGVHPLLLAVGSERYTPYANDDAPQELLTQSNAILGQGQMSLAKYLFIADAGDAPPGLRDVRAFFRHVLERFLPERDLHFHVRTTIDTLDYSGTGLNRGSKLVVCARGKKRRELGVSVPEGLPSAFREAKIVDRGILALSGPAFVSHEEAAALVEELPREGLAGLPLVVLCDDASFVASSFSTFLWVTFTRSNPAVDVHGTSPFVKHKAWGCRGSVVIDARSKPHHAPPLVENPDVSARVDRLFARGGPLAKWG; encoded by the coding sequence ATGGGTTACGAGAGCCTCAAGGCGTGCGTCGACGATCTCGAGAAGCAGAAGCTCTTGGTGCGGCTCGACGAGCGTGTGGACCCGTTCCTCGAGATGGCCGAGATCCAAAGGCGAATCTTCGCGCGGGAGGGCCCGGCGCTCTACTTCGCGAACGTCGCGGGGACGCGCTTTCCTTGTGTGTCGAACCTGTTCGGCACGAAGGCTCGTGCAGAGTACATCTTTCGGGACACCCTCTCGCACGTGCGCGCGCTCGTGGCAGCGAAGGTCGATCCGGCGAGCCTCGCGTTCTCGCCGCTCCTCGCGACGAAGCTGCCGTTCGCGGTGATGCACCTCCTGCCGAAGACCGTGAAAGACGGGCCCGTCACGGCCGAGCGCATCTCGGTGAGCGCCCTGCCGAAGATCGTGAGCTGGCCCGGGGACGGGGGCCCGTTCGTCACGCTCCCGCAGGTCTACTCCGAGGATCCCGAAAGCCCGGGGCTCCGCCACTCGAACGTCGGGATGTACCGCGTGCAGCTCTCGGGCAACCGCTACGTGACCGACGCGGAGGTCGGGCTCCACTATCAGATCCATCGCGGCATCGGCGTGCATCACCAGCGGGCGATCGCGCGCGGTGAGCCCTTGCGCGTGCGCATCCACGTGGGCGGACCGCCGGCCTTCACCCTCGCCGCGGTGATGCCGCTGCCCGAGGGCCTGCCCGAGCTGTCGTTCGCCGGAGCCCTCAACGGTCGCGCGGCGCGCATGATCGCGGGCGCGCCCCACACCCACGCCGACGCCGACTTCTGCATCTCCGGTGAGCTCGTCGGCCGCGAGACGAAGCCCGAGGGGCCCTTCGGTGATCACCTTGGTTACTATGCGAAAACACACGACTTTCCTGTGCTCAAGGTCACGAGCGTGACGTGCCGCAAGGGGGCCATTTGGCCCTTCACCGTGGTGGGCCGGCCGCCCCAGGAAGACACGGTCTTCGGCGAGCTCATCCACGAGCTCACGGCGTCGCTCGTGCCCGACGTTTTGCCCGGGGTGCGTGAGGTGCACGCGGTGGACGAGGCCGGGGTGCACCCGCTCCTCCTCGCCGTAGGGTCCGAGAGGTACACGCCGTACGCGAACGACGACGCGCCCCAGGAGCTCCTCACCCAGTCGAACGCGATCTTGGGGCAGGGGCAGATGTCGCTCGCGAAGTACCTCTTCATCGCCGACGCGGGGGACGCGCCGCCCGGTCTCCGAGACGTGCGCGCGTTCTTCCGCCACGTGCTCGAGCGCTTCCTGCCCGAGCGGGATCTCCACTTCCACGTGCGCACCACGATCGACACCCTCGACTACTCGGGCACGGGGCTGAACCGTGGGTCGAAGCTCGTCGTGTGCGCGCGCGGAAAAAAGCGCCGCGAGCTCGGCGTGTCGGTGCCGGAGGGGCTGCCCTCGGCGTTCCGCGAGGCGAAGATCGTCGACCGGGGGATCCTCGCCCTCTCGGGCCCCGCGTTCGTGTCTCACGAAGAAGCCGCGGCGCTCGTGGAGGAGCTCCCTCGCGAGGGGCTCGCGGGCCTCCCGCTCGTGGTCTTGTGCGACGACGCGTCGTTCGTCGCGAGCTCGTTTTCGACCTTCTTGTGGGTGACCTTCACGCGCTCGAACCCCGCCGTCGACGTGCACGGGACCTCGCCGTTCGTGAAGCACAAGGCCTGGGGTTGCCGCGGCTCGGTCGTCATCGACGCGCGGTCGAAGCCGCACCACGCGCCGCCGCTCGTCGAGAACCCCGACGTGAGCGCGCGTGTGGATCGCCTCTTCGCGCGCGGAGGGCCGCTGGCGAAGTGGGGCTAG
- a CDS encoding NADH-quinone oxidoreductase subunit H, producing MLFVAALVTGCQRELPLRLVEVHDVTPNELEAHDRVEVHGAGFPQGRTAKLSFRGTLFRPGRAPERTRIDTQGAVLGHDRIEVPVAEGLLETFTGTGAHAEHTTFRGELEVVFPSQSTSAPPIAATLQGVVLDAFPGARSVDDDRAFEAEGERVLGFLGVKAHATSTGLVVDSVAPASRGEELGLVTGDVLTSFDGVRLSRFSDIRPAGGREAELGFRHGGAREETRTVSLVGLASGLPRDFSWVFALIGFVCVVVVAFVAPFEGRLARAELAMAARLRTIRRRDVAGLVRASAKGLVGQKPTRELAWLPPAVLTVASATVMVLPGAGTLVAEDLDLLLLFVAFVASSIAIAMGQEEGFFPRARALATAIVLSLPLVLALVSAVGTTGSLRGIDVVRGQGPAPWEWNAFRSPFALVLVLACIFAQGYLGTRPFGRRHGTSADTAYRVGLVFSSAVLAVLFLGGYRLPGTVDKLTFFAKAAAGTLLLAKTWALVGLSLLVRFSLPTSKVDDGLRRGLKVVPAALVAFVAGLVWTRWHVRYDVEGAIGGVLVLASAVFFARVLARVKFASESPTTHLDPFL from the coding sequence TTGCTTTTCGTCGCCGCCCTCGTGACGGGCTGCCAGCGCGAGCTCCCGCTCCGGCTCGTCGAGGTGCACGACGTCACCCCGAACGAGCTCGAGGCCCACGACAGGGTCGAGGTGCACGGCGCAGGCTTCCCTCAGGGCCGCACGGCCAAACTCTCGTTTCGGGGCACGCTCTTCCGCCCGGGGCGCGCGCCCGAGCGCACGCGCATCGACACGCAGGGCGCGGTGCTAGGCCACGACCGCATCGAGGTCCCCGTCGCCGAGGGCCTCCTCGAGACCTTCACCGGCACGGGCGCGCACGCCGAGCACACGACGTTCCGAGGCGAGCTCGAGGTGGTGTTCCCGTCGCAGAGCACGTCGGCCCCGCCCATCGCGGCCACGCTCCAGGGCGTCGTGCTCGACGCGTTCCCGGGCGCCCGAAGCGTGGACGACGATCGCGCCTTCGAGGCCGAGGGCGAGCGCGTGCTCGGGTTCCTCGGGGTGAAGGCCCACGCGACGAGCACGGGCCTCGTGGTCGACTCCGTCGCGCCGGCGTCGCGGGGAGAGGAGCTCGGGCTCGTCACGGGCGACGTGCTCACGTCGTTCGATGGTGTTCGGCTCTCGCGCTTCTCGGACATTCGCCCCGCGGGCGGGCGCGAGGCGGAGCTCGGGTTCCGGCACGGCGGCGCGCGCGAAGAGACCCGCACGGTCTCCCTCGTGGGGCTCGCGTCGGGGTTGCCGAGAGACTTCTCGTGGGTCTTCGCGCTCATCGGCTTCGTGTGCGTCGTCGTCGTCGCCTTCGTGGCCCCGTTCGAGGGCCGGCTCGCGCGCGCCGAGCTCGCCATGGCCGCGCGGCTCCGCACGATCCGAAGGCGGGACGTCGCGGGGCTCGTGCGCGCGAGCGCCAAGGGTCTCGTCGGTCAAAAGCCGACCCGCGAGCTCGCGTGGCTCCCCCCGGCCGTGCTCACGGTCGCCTCCGCGACGGTGATGGTGCTCCCCGGCGCGGGCACCTTGGTCGCGGAGGATCTCGACCTCCTCCTCCTGTTCGTCGCCTTCGTCGCCTCCTCGATCGCGATCGCGATGGGCCAAGAAGAGGGATTTTTCCCACGCGCGAGGGCCCTCGCGACGGCCATCGTCCTCTCTCTCCCGCTCGTGCTCGCGCTCGTGTCGGCGGTCGGCACCACGGGCTCGCTCCGCGGGATCGACGTCGTGCGGGGGCAAGGCCCGGCGCCGTGGGAATGGAACGCCTTCCGCTCGCCGTTCGCGCTCGTGCTCGTGCTCGCGTGCATCTTCGCCCAGGGGTACCTCGGCACGCGCCCCTTTGGACGGCGCCACGGCACCTCGGCAGACACCGCCTACCGCGTCGGCCTCGTGTTCTCGTCGGCGGTGCTCGCGGTGCTCTTCCTCGGGGGCTACCGGCTCCCCGGCACGGTCGACAAGCTCACCTTCTTCGCCAAGGCCGCGGCCGGCACCCTCCTGCTCGCCAAGACGTGGGCGCTCGTGGGCCTGTCGCTGCTCGTGCGCTTCTCCCTCCCGACGTCCAAGGTCGACGACGGCCTCCGGCGCGGGCTGAAGGTCGTCCCGGCGGCGCTCGTCGCGTTCGTCGCCGGGCTCGTCTGGACACGATGGCACGTGCGGTACGACGTGGAGGGAGCGATCGGTGGCGTGCTCGTCTTGGCCTCGGCCGTGTTCTTCGCGCGGGTGCTGGCGCGGGTCAAGTTCGCCTCGGAGAGCCCCACGACCCACCTCGACCCGTTCTTGTGA
- a CDS encoding D-alanyl-D-alanine carboxypeptidase family protein codes for MSYLRSVVALLVVAPVAIACSAVADEGPGTLDDNLVDSDLRVTEAALANELQWVDKHHAIVGPKGDCRYVPPGLVGIDALGRRGGTAFQLRDVAQGPLAALVAAANASGANVSVLSAYRDFDTQVAAYGRWKDECVSAYPGHSEHQLGTTVDLQGVGTPDAFSCTTVGTTERWLLEHAHEHGFTVSYPKCNGAGYRPEPWHLRWVGVDVAKAIARTRTEATLPERLRSSVSTFDFFACHSRGARALAFTTGHVPDPAAPTDLLRTKSSPDGTPASTCNDAGQRFYRPVGQCLDYCPGQGSCVAHDLDAICRVFPKVAIGTPKPPSADAGPPPSTRVRVGLRGLAVERRPGVDVLARRHLPRQVRRDEPHPRDVREGLPRQRRGQRRHVPLSLALPSRVSASPSSRRRGRSRPSRACGRSM; via the coding sequence ATGTCGTACCTGCGCTCGGTCGTCGCGCTCCTCGTGGTCGCCCCCGTCGCCATCGCGTGTTCGGCCGTGGCCGACGAGGGCCCGGGCACGCTCGACGACAACCTCGTGGACTCGGACCTGCGCGTGACCGAAGCGGCGCTCGCGAACGAGCTCCAGTGGGTCGACAAACACCACGCGATCGTGGGCCCCAAGGGCGACTGCCGCTACGTCCCGCCGGGCCTCGTCGGCATCGACGCGCTCGGCCGTCGCGGGGGCACGGCGTTCCAGCTCCGCGACGTCGCGCAAGGCCCCCTCGCCGCGCTCGTGGCCGCCGCGAACGCGAGCGGAGCCAACGTGTCTGTGCTCTCGGCCTACCGAGACTTCGACACCCAGGTCGCCGCCTACGGAAGGTGGAAGGACGAGTGCGTGAGCGCCTACCCCGGCCACTCCGAGCATCAGCTCGGCACCACCGTCGACCTCCAGGGCGTGGGCACCCCCGACGCGTTCTCGTGCACCACGGTGGGAACGACGGAGCGGTGGCTGCTCGAGCACGCGCACGAGCACGGCTTCACGGTGAGCTACCCGAAATGCAACGGCGCCGGATACCGGCCCGAGCCCTGGCATCTCCGCTGGGTAGGCGTCGACGTCGCGAAGGCCATCGCGCGCACGCGGACCGAAGCGACCCTCCCCGAGCGGCTCCGGAGCAGCGTGAGCACGTTCGACTTCTTCGCGTGCCACTCGAGGGGCGCCCGCGCGCTCGCGTTCACGACCGGCCACGTCCCCGACCCGGCCGCCCCCACCGACCTCCTCCGCACGAAGAGCTCTCCCGACGGCACGCCCGCGTCGACCTGCAACGACGCGGGGCAGAGGTTCTACCGCCCGGTCGGCCAGTGCCTCGACTACTGCCCCGGCCAGGGGAGCTGCGTCGCGCACGACCTCGACGCGATCTGTCGCGTGTTCCCGAAGGTCGCGATCGGCACCCCGAAGCCTCCGTCCGCCGACGCGGGCCCACCCCCCTCCACCCGCGTTCGCGTGGGACTGCGCGGCCTCGCGGTGGAACGGAGGCCAGGTGTGGACGTGCTCGCCCGACGGCACCTTCCGCGCCAAGTGCGACGGGACGAGCCCCATCCGCGAGATGTGCGCGAAGGGCTGCCAAGGCAACGGCGCGGGCAACGACGACACGTGCCGCTGAGCCTCGCGCTCCCGTCACGCGTCAGCGCTTCGCCTTCCTCGCGACGTAGAGGTCGTTCCCGCCCTTCGAGGGCTTGCGGTCGTTCGATGTAA
- a CDS encoding mannose-1-phosphate guanylyltransferase, with the protein MADYAVIMAGGSGTRFWPASREARPKQLLALGGATGESLLAATVKRLHPLVPKERVFVVTAARLAEATYAALPEVPRENILCEPKARNTAPCIAWATSVLLAKDPDATIAVLPSDHHVEDEAAFRDVLAQALAAAKTGVCTTVGIVPTRAETGFGYIEVGDDRGGGAKRVRGFVEKPDRARAEGYVAGGKHLWNAGMFFYRADVMQRLLEEHLPAMAEGAKAMVRRVNAGDAGAVAEIFPTLESISIDNGVMEKAKELAVVPGSFGWSDVGSWQSAWELAAKDGSGNALPEGAFVKDAERNYFTSLVAGGKAKHVAFVGVSDLVVVETDDAVLVMPRERAQDVKLVVEALKKAGKTELL; encoded by the coding sequence ATGGCGGACTACGCGGTCATCATGGCGGGCGGCTCGGGGACTAGGTTTTGGCCGGCATCACGGGAGGCGCGGCCGAAGCAGCTCCTCGCGCTCGGGGGGGCGACCGGAGAGTCGCTGCTCGCCGCCACGGTGAAGCGCCTTCACCCGCTCGTCCCGAAGGAGCGCGTTTTCGTGGTGACCGCGGCGCGGCTCGCCGAGGCCACGTACGCGGCCCTCCCCGAGGTGCCGCGCGAGAACATTTTGTGCGAGCCGAAGGCCCGCAATACGGCGCCGTGCATCGCCTGGGCGACGAGCGTGCTGCTCGCGAAGGACCCGGACGCCACCATCGCGGTGCTGCCGAGCGATCATCACGTCGAGGACGAGGCCGCGTTTCGGGACGTGCTCGCCCAGGCCCTCGCGGCCGCGAAGACGGGCGTGTGCACCACCGTCGGCATCGTGCCCACGCGCGCCGAGACCGGCTTCGGTTACATCGAGGTGGGCGACGATCGTGGGGGCGGCGCGAAGCGTGTGCGAGGCTTCGTCGAGAAGCCCGATCGCGCGCGCGCCGAGGGCTACGTCGCGGGCGGAAAGCACCTCTGGAACGCGGGCATGTTCTTCTACCGCGCCGACGTCATGCAGAGGCTCCTCGAAGAGCACCTGCCGGCGATGGCCGAGGGCGCGAAGGCCATGGTGCGACGCGTGAACGCGGGCGACGCGGGCGCGGTCGCCGAGATTTTCCCCACCCTCGAGAGTATCTCGATCGACAACGGCGTCATGGAGAAGGCCAAGGAGCTCGCGGTCGTGCCGGGGAGCTTCGGCTGGAGCGACGTGGGCTCGTGGCAGAGCGCGTGGGAGCTCGCTGCCAAGGACGGGAGCGGCAACGCGCTCCCCGAGGGCGCCTTCGTGAAAGATGCAGAGCGCAACTATTTCACGAGCCTCGTCGCGGGAGGGAAGGCCAAACACGTCGCGTTCGTCGGCGTGTCGGATCTCGTGGTCGTCGAGACCGACGACGCCGTGCTGGTGATGCCGCGCGAGCGGGCCCAGGACGTGAAGCTCGTGGTGGAGGCGCTCAAAAAGGCTGGAAAAACCGAGCTCTTGTGA